One stretch of Podospora bellae-mahoneyi strain CBS 112042 chromosome 2, whole genome shotgun sequence DNA includes these proteins:
- a CDS encoding hypothetical protein (antiSMASH:Cluster_4; COG:Q; EggNog:ENOG503NV76), which yields MTLETTKQKALDDRDIAHQLLVELLVHQFAFPVRWTDTQDNLLSGNDAVVRLVELGPSRVLVNMGQKTMLRKIDSGEAPAGRSYQFLASAHDQRELLYQYDPPLQPSPAKLPPPPPSSPRPPKPPQLTPQLPVQPAPGTAPVKDCALSGLEVVRILIARKLMKSMEEVPTSKSIKDLCGGKSTLQNELVGDLHAEFGLLPDRPEDIPLKDLGIVLDPSRPLGKVSSALVARLIASKMPGGFGIASIHNYLEQRLGLSPKRQTAVTLWAVAAEPTSRLPDNQAAERYWDQIAQDYGAFCGINLQPRSQQHQQASNDAASARTVLVDSSAFNQASEAHKRLATKQYHALAEYLLFSSSDPSSSDKKLVTDLQLQLDTWSAEFSDEFLSGIAPAFDAGKARQYTSWWNYAREEVLTLYHSGQPHDKMTMETLINRLASRANGQLSILVSHLAEECPSEVLRELFQRVVRAGNAGVKKPPVARPMWPTAGPRTIVTEDGDISYVEIPRPGFSGPAAYGDYLSHRLAQPRETGDPPIIRVNAAHAGHGELDWTKLFIQGICDALTTGVSFSEKSMLVTGAGQGSIGSEVIRILLAGGARVIVTTSREPSTVAGYFQSIYRDHGAKGSELHLLQFNQASSQDCERLIDHLYSQSWDLDAILPFAAAPEGGAEMDALSPTNELAHRLMLTNVFRLLGRIVKNKRRLEIACHPTQVVLPLSPNHGIFGGDGLYSESKLGLESLVNRARSESWSDQLSICGVEIGWTRSTGLMTANDVLAETIENHGVLTFSAQEMALNIAVLLTSKFVDLCDDGPIYADFGGGLSTLGSCHAILSKAREEFRLAADVARAVKTEDEREQALLKGTKSSIKRPFKQKTMLRVGFPKLPDTLPDHDIGRLVDPANTVVVVGFSELGPWGNARLRWEMETFGQLSPDGYVEMAWLMGLIRHVNEPCKGGHYVGWVDAKTGEPVDDNDVRHKYGEFIKAHTGIRFVEPDTITGYDPAFKELLQEVAVEEDLPPFETSLSTAEALRLKHGDKVVILRLQGNSDSYQVQIKRGATILVPKAVPFPWGSVAGLLPSGWDAARYGIPKDIIQQVDPVTLYTLCCVAEAFYSAGVPDPTEVFQHIHLSELGNFIGSSMGGVLKTRHLYRDAYLDQDIQADTLQDTYLNTTPAWINMLLLGAAGPIKTPVGACATGLESIDSAMDSIMAGKTKMCLVGGYDDFGEEESLGFAKVKATVDVAAELARGRLPSEMSRPTAESRAGFVESHGCGVQLLCRADVALEMGLPIYGVIAGSATAADGIGRSVPAPGQGILTFAGQAEQHMPLYTQLSIRNDSFSSGSSSEPELWTPVSEKAGSKATSSSIGAALGAWGLTINDLDVASLHGTSTKANDLNEPEVIHKQMTHLGRTEGGPLWAICQKSITGHPKAPAAAWMMNGCLQVLNSGLVPGNRNADNIDPALKAYHHLCFPTRTVRMAGEGPKAFLLTSFGFGQKSGQVVGVAPRFFFGSLPASSFAEYCGKTKARQAKADRAFAKAVMENQVVKVKTEPLYAKRDASRIYLDRSLRVGQNDITGAYQFATVS from the exons ATGACACTTGAAACAACGAAACAAAAAGCATTGGACGACAGAGACATTGCTCACCAGCTGCTTGTTGAGCTCCTAGT CCACCAATTTGCCTTTCCGGTAAGATG GACAGACACGCAGGACAACTTGCTATCTGGTAACGATGCCGTCGTTCGATTAGTCGAGCTCGGACCgtcgagggtgttggtgaaCATGGGACAGAAGACGATGCTACGCAAGATCGATTCCGGAGAAGCACCGGCCGGCCGTTCTTATCAGTTCTTGGCTAGTGCCCATGACCAGAGGGAGCTTCTGTACCAATATGACCCTCCACTACAGCCCTCACCAGCTaaactaccaccaccaccaccatcatcaccacgaCCGCCCAAGCCCCCACAGCTCACCCCACAACTCCCAGTCCAGCCAGCACCAGGGACGGCGCCTGTCAAGGATTGCGCTTTGTCAGGGCTCGAAGTTGTGCGTATTTTGATCGCACGGAAGCTCATGAAGTCAATGGAGGAAGTACCAACTTCCAAATCCATCAAGGATCTATGTGGTG GAAAGTCAACACTGCAAAATGAGCTAGTAGGAGATCTTCATGCTGAATTTGGCCTTCTCCCGGACAGACCAGAAGACATTCCCTTGAAGGACCTTGGCATCGTCCTTGACCCAAGCCGGCCACTGGGAAAGGTTTCATCAGCCCTTGTCGCCAGACTAATAGCATCCAAAATGCCTGGCGGTTTCGGTATTGCCTCGATCCACAACTACCTCGAGCAGAGGTTGGGGCTCAGCCCTAAGCGACAGACCGCCGTGACCTTGTGGGCTGTCGCTGCTGAACCAACATCACGACTGCCAGACAACCAAGCAGCCGAGAGATACTGGGATCAGATTGCACAGGACTATGGTGCGTTCTGTggcatcaacctccaacctcgaagccaacaacatcaacaagcatCCAATGACGCCGCCAGCGCCAGGACAGTTCTTGTTGACTCATCAGCGTTCAACCAAGCCTCGGAAGCTCACAAGCGGTTAGCCACGAAGCAATACCACGCCCTTGCCGAGTATCTACTTTTCAGTTCTTCGGACCCTTCAAGCTCTGATAAGAAACTCGTCACAGACCTGCAGCTTCAGCTTGATACCTGGTCAGCGGAATTTTCTGACGAGTTCTTGTCTGGAATTGCACCCGCCTTTGATGCTGGAAAGGCGCGACAGTACACATCCTGGTGGAACTACGCCCGGGAGGAAGTGCTTACACTGTACCACAGTGGTCAACCTCACGACAAGATGACAATGGAAACCCTCATCAACCGTCTCGCAAGCCGAGCTAATGGACAACTTTCCATTCTCGTATCTCATCTTGCAGAAGAATGTCCCTCGGAGGTCTTACGAGAGCTATTTCAGCGGGTAGTGCGTGCAGGTAATGCAGGAGTCAAAAAGCCTCCTGTTGCTCGGCCCATGTGGCCAACAGCTGGGCCACGAACGATTGTGACCGAGGACGGAGATATCAGCTATGTAGAGATTCCTCGTCCAGGCTTCTCTGGACCTGCGGCCTACGGAGACTACCTCTCTCACCGACTTGCTCAACCTCGGGAGACCGGCGATCCCCCTATTATTCGCGTCAACGCTGCTCACGCCGGTCATGGGGAATTAGATTGGACCAAGCTGTTCATCCAAGGAATATGTGACGCTCTCACAACCGGCGTCTCATTCTCAGAAAAGTCCATGCTCGTCACCGGTGCAGGTCAGGGTTCAATTGGCAGCGAGGTCATTCGCATTCTACTCGCAGGTGGCGCCCGTGTTatcgtcaccaccagcagggAGCCCAGCACCGTAGCTGGTTACTTTCAGTCCATATACAGGGACCACGGTGCCAAGGGCTCGGAGCTTCACCTGCTTCAGTTCAATCAAGCCAGTTCACAGGACTGCGAGAGGCTGATAGACCACCTGTACAGCCAATCCTGGGACCTAGACGCCATCCTTCCCTTTGCCGCAGCCCCCGAAGGAGGTGCAGAGATGGATGCCCTATCCCCGACCAACGAGCTGGCACACCGATTGATGCTCACCAATGTCTTTCGTCTTCTGGGCCGCATAGTCAAGAACAAGCGTCGTTTGGAAATCGCGTGTCACCCCACTCAGGTTGTGCTCCCATTGTCACCGAACCATGGTATCTtcggcggtgatggtctcTATTCCGAATCGAAACTGGGCTTGGAAAGCCTGGTCAACCGAGCCCGCTCTGAGTCTTGGTCTGACCAGCTGTCGATATGCGGCGTGGAGATTGGTTGGACTCGATCGACGGGCCTGATGACGGCTAATGACGTTCTCGCTGAGACGATCGAGAATCATGGGGTGTTGACCTTCTCGGCGCAGGAGATGGCGCTGAATATTGCCGTGTTATTGACGTCGAAATTTGTCGATCTCTGTGATGATGGGCCTATCTATGCTGATTTTGGCGGCGGCCTCTCGACCCTGGGTAGTTGTCACGCCATTCTGTCCAAGGCTCGAGAAGAATTTCGGCTTGCCGCTGATGTTGCGCGAGCTGTCAAGACCGAGGATGAACGCGAGCAAGCGCTCCTAAAGGGCACCAAGTCCAGTATTAAGAGACCTTTCAAGCAAAAGACAATGCTTCGAGTGGGCTTTCCGAAACTCCCAGATACGTTACCAGACCATGACATTGGTCGTTTGGTGGACCCCGCAAACAccgtggttgttgttggcttcTCGGAACTGGGCCCATGGGGCAATGCCCGGCTACGCTGGGAGATGGAAACTTTTGGCCAGCTAAGTCCTGACGGGTACGTCGAAATGGCTTGGCTGATGGGGTTGATACGACACGTTAATGAACCTTGCAAGGGTGGTCATTATGTTGGGTGGGTCGATGCCAAAACAGGGGAACCggtcgacgacaacgacgtGCGGCACAAATACGGCGAGTTCATCAAGGCGCACACCGGGATCAGATTTGTCGAGCCAGATACGATTACAGGCTATGACCCAGCCTTCAAAGAGCTCTTACAAGAGGTCGCCGTGGAGGAAGACCTCCCTCCCTTTGAGACTTCGCTCTCTACGGCTGAGGCCCTGCGACTGAAGCATGGAGACAAAGTAGTCATATTGCGCCTGCAAGGGAACTCTGATAGTTATCAAGTTCAGATCAAACGCGGTGCTACCATCCTTGTCCCCAAAGCCGTTCCGTTCCCTTGGGGTTCAGTGGCAGGCTTGCTGCCGAGTGGATGGGATGCTGCCAGGTACGGCATTCCAAAAGACATCATCCAGCAGGTGGACCCGGTGACGTTGTACACTTTGTGCTGTGTCGCAGAGGCCTTTTACAGTGCCGGAGTCCCAGATCCAACCGAGGTGTTTCAGCACATTCATCTATCCGAACTGGGAAACTTCATCGGTTCATCCATGGGCGGTGTCCTCAAGACCCGTCATCTCTACCGCGACGCCTATCTGGACCAAGATATTCAGGCAGACACGCTCCAAGACACGTATCTGAACACCACGCCCGCTTGGATCaacatgttgttgctgggggcAGCTGGACCCATCAAGACCCCAGTGGGGGCCTGTGCCACTGGCCTAGAGTCTATCGATTCCGCCATGGACTCCATAATGGCAGGCAAAACCAAGATGTGTCTTGTGGGAGGCTACGACGATTTCGGAGAAGAGGAGTCACTCGGATTCGCCAAGGTGAAAGCCACAGTCGATGTGGCCGCGGAGCTGGCACGGGGCCGCCTGCCCTCAGAGATGTCACGGCCGACTGCAGAAAGTCGGGCTGGGTTTGTCGAGTCCCACGGTTGTGGCGTTCAGCTGCTCTGTCGTGCCGATGTTGCACTGGAAATGGGACTCCCCATCTACGGTGTCATTGCCGGATCGGCCACGGCTGCCGACGGCATTGGTCGCTCGGTGCCCGCACCTGGCCAAGGTATCCTGACCTTTGCTGGCCAGGCAGAGCAGCACATGCCACTATACACTCAGCTGTCCATCAGAAACGATAGCTTTTCCTCTGGCTCATCTTCTGAGCCGGAGCTATGGACCCCTGTGAGCGAAAAGGCTGGCTCAAAAGCAACATCTTCTTCCATAGGGGCGGCTTTGGGGGCTTGGGGCCTCACGATCAATGACCTCGACGTGGCCTCGTTACATGGCACCTCTACCAAAGCCAACGACCTCAACGAGCCTGAGGTGATACACAAGCAAATGACCCACCTGGGCCGCACCGAGGGTGGACCCCTCTGGGCTATCTGCCAAAAGTCCATCACTGGTCACCCAAAAGCGCCTGCTGCCGCGTGGATGATGAACGGATGCCTGCAGGTCCTCAACAGTGGTCTTGTTCCGGGAAACCGCAACGCCGACAACATCGATCCTGCCCTAAAGGCATACCACCATCTGTGTTTTCCCACTAGGACTGTCAGGATGGCTGGTGAAGGGCCCAAGGCCTTTCTGCTCACGTCATTTGGGTTTGGACAGAAAAGCGGGCAGGTTGTTGGTGTAGCACCgcgcttcttctttggctcGTTGCCTGCCAGCAGCTTTGCAGAATATTGCGGCAAGACCAAAGCAAGGCAGGCAAAGGCTGATAGGGCGTTTGCAAAAGCGGTCATGGAAAATCAGGTTgtgaaggtgaagacggAGCCTCTGTATGCCAAAAGAGATGCGTCCCGTATCTACTTGGACCGGTCGTTGAGGGTTGGGCAGAATGATATCACGGGAGCGTACCAGTTTGCCACTGTCTCTTAG
- a CDS encoding hypothetical protein (antiSMASH:Cluster_4; EggNog:ENOG503P2N8; COG:V; SMCOG1066:alpha/beta hydrolase domain-containing protein; MEROPS:MER0034665), with protein MNAESRLEKPYREFIADLGQAPHLTGSTDETKQQWNILISKMMQRYGFPPLDPTVITETVHLGDFSVRTYNPNDAGDANLPLGIYFHGGGFVMGSVEQEDGFARALSKNAQMRIVSVGYRLAPEFKFPTGLNDGVAAAVWALDHFGADEITLMGTSSGGNLAFGVGLKLIEMMGMRDRVKGVVALAPVTVHPDAVPLDKREGYTSYDENDDYTVNSKSAMLSWLDTYGGAPEDPYLSVLLHPRLGDLKKVYVTESGADTLRDDARLMKDSLEEAGVAVLYDAYPGYPHYSWLFPCKSLAEHQKIFWRNMFKGIHWVASD; from the exons ATGAACGCCGAATCCCGCTTGGAAAAACCCTATCGCGAG TTCATCGCCGACCTCGGCCAGGCACCCCATCTAACCGGCTCCACAGACGAAACCAAGCAGCAATggaacatcctcatcagcaaAATGATGCAACGATACGGCTTCCCTCCCCTCGACCCGACCGTAATCACCGAGACAGTCCATCTCGGCGACTTCTCGGTCCGGACTTACAACCCCAACGACGCCGGTGAcgccaacctccctctcGGGATCTACTTCCACGGAGGCGGCTTCGTCATGGGCAGCGTCGAGCAAGAAGATGGCTTCGCCCGCGCCCTAAGCAAGAATGCCCAGATGAGGATCGTCAGCGTCGGGTATCGACTCGCGCCCGAGTTCAAGTTCCCGACTGGGTTGAACGACGGGGTGGCTGCTGCCGTTTGGGCCCTCGACCACTTTGGTGCTGACGAGATTACCTTGATGGGGACTTCTAGCGGTGGCAATCTTGCGTTTGGGGTCGGGCTGAAGCTCATTGAGATGATGGGTATGCGGGATAGGGTCAAGGGAGTGGTGGCGTTGGCTCCGGTGACGGTTCACCCTGATGCTGTGCCGCTGGACAAGAGGGAGGGTTATACCTCGTATGACGAGAATGACGACTACACGGTCAACAGCAAGTCGGCGATGCTATCCTGGTTGGACACGTATGGTGGCGCGCCGGAGGATCCATATCTGtctgttcttcttcacccccgccTTGGGGATCTGAAGAAGGTATACGTGACCGAGTCTGGGGCGGATACGCTGCGAGATGACGCAAGGCTCATGAAGGATAGTCTTGAGGAAGCTGGCGTTGCGGTTCTGTACGATGCTTATCCTGGCTATCCGCACTACTCGTGGTTGTTCCCTTGCAAGAGTCTTGCGGAGCATCAAAAGATATTCTGGAGAAACATGTTCAAGGGAATTCATTGGGTGGCCAGTGACTAA
- a CDS encoding hypothetical protein (antiSMASH:Cluster_4; EggNog:ENOG503P67N; COG:S), which produces MPVYHVALFKLKPEADPNKVKQWQALAEGMVGQVPGLIGLQAGAPIALTAPMAKGFDMGVVVHLDYVESLATFFTHPSHEEVNELYKDVCEMGSTIGYDIEF; this is translated from the exons ATGCCTGTTTACCACGTTGCTCTTTTCAAACTCAAACCAGAGGCTGACCCCAACAAGGTGAAGCAGTGGCAAGCACTGGCTGAGGGAATGGTCGGACAAGTACCTG GCCTTATAGGTCTTCAGGCAGGCGCACCCATTGCCTTGACGGCACCCATGGCAAAGGGCTTTGACATGGGCGTGGTGGTGCACCTGGATTACGTCGAGAGTCTGGCGACCTTTTTTACCCATCCCAGTCATGAGGA GGTCAATGAACTGTACAAAGATGTTTGTGAGATGGGTAGCACTATTGGATATGACATTGAGTTTTAG
- a CDS encoding hypothetical protein (antiSMASH:Cluster_4; EggNog:ENOG503NZWB; SMCOG1001:short-chain dehydrogenase/reductase SDR; COG:Q) translates to MDPISTTVNLSTLRGKSALITGGASGLGLATALAWASAGAHVTIADIQPPPDSLPNNIKYVQCDVTNWDSQVQAFKTAITSSPTQALDIVATFAGTAFMPGNQVDHVLAAGQPSLDADPARPNIRNIEVNLIGVYYSSWLALYYLRLLPPAGGSEGAKPDKSLILVASIGAYMDSPKASTYPASKFGVRGLFRSTRARTLDIGVRCNLLAPWFVDTPLVAPIKNAMAARGVDMARVLDFVSVEACVEAASYCAVDGGVHGRALAIQPEGTFDLKDDYEDGWAGDQLRPIMKRRREAGFDA, encoded by the exons ATGgaccccatctccaccaccgtcaacctctccaccctccgcGGTAAATCAgccctcatcaccggcggcgcctccggcctcggcctcgccaccgccctcgcctgGGCATCCGCCGGAGCCCACGTCACAATCGCCgacatccaacccccccctgaCTCCCTACCTAACAACATCAAGTACGTCCAGTGCGACGTCACAAACTGGGACTCGCAAGTGCAAGCCTTCAAAACAgcaatcacctcctccccaacccaagcgCTCGACATCGTCGCCACCTTCGCCGGCACAGCCTTCATGCCAGGCAACCAAGTCGACCAcgtcctcgccgccggccaGCCCAGCCTCGACGCCGACCCTGCAAGGCCAAACATTAGGAATATAGAGGTGAATCTGATTGGGGTCTATTACAGCTCCTGGCTGGCGCTGTATTACCTCCGATTGTTGCCTCCTGCTGGTGGTTCGGAAGGTGCAAAGCCGGACAAGTCACTTATCCTGGTCGCCTCAATCGGTGCGTACATGGACAGTCCCAAGGCATCGACCTACCCTGCCAGCAAATTCGGCGTCCGGGGTTTGTTCAGGAGCACGCGCGCCCGGACGCTGGATATCGGCGTCAGGTGCAATTTGCTGGCGCCGTGGTTTGTGGACACGCCGCTTGTTGCGCCGATTAAGAATGCGATGGCGGCTAGGGGGGTTGATatggcgagggtgttggatTTTGTGAGCGTGGAGGCTTGTGTGGAGGCTGCGAGTTATTGTgcggttgatggtggtgtgcaTG GACGGGCACTGGCTATTCAGCCTGAGGGGACGTTTGATCTCAAGGATGACTATGAGGATGGGTGGGCGGGGGATCAACTGAGGCCGATtatgaagaggaggagggaggctggGTTTGATGCGTGA
- a CDS encoding hypothetical protein (EggNog:ENOG503P14Z; antiSMASH:Cluster_4; SMCOG1034:cytochrome P450; COG:Q), whose protein sequence is MMELVTQYILTLLLLIPMTIGFHRLYFHPLRNHPGPRLWAVSRLPWLYSTVKGTIIQDLKAFHEQYGPVVRVAPNELSYTIPAAAKPIYQSNPEFPKDPMHLPPFHNGTPGILAANHQNHRRYRRLLSGAFSDRGMRAQQNMIQHHVDLLVSQLKQAASQDNNTTNNNNNSVDMCQWYNWTTFDIIGDLAFGESFGCLSNAATHEWIASIQGNVKAIPVINAIRRLRLDWIIPLIAPRKLLAMRARNAKFTEDRVDARRGLGTATPRGDLWDGVMAGMSRDEMISNASAIVLAGSETSATLLSGCTWLLLRNPEVLRRLTEHVRGSFGDESEIDLISVGKLDYMLAVLDEALRLYPPVPMQSNRVVTGKGGGSIAGGWVPEGTSVALQLYAACRSSSNFHRPNEFLPERWLGGKDGGAFADDRREVSQPFSIGPRNCIGRQLAYAEMRLILAKILWHFDLELDCAKMQDRDWMGGQGVWILWDKPPLWVTVRPRPRS, encoded by the exons ATGATGGAGCTCGTCACACAGTATATCCTTACT CTCCTTCTCCTAATCCCCATGACGATAGGATTCCATCGCCTATACTTCCACCCACTCCGGAACCACCCAGGACCACGATTGTGGGCCGTCTCACGTCTCCCCTGGCTCTACAGCACAGTCAAAGGCACCATTATCCAGGACCTCAAAGCCTTCCATGAACAATACGGCCCCGTAGTTCGAGTAGCACCCAACGAGCTATCATacaccatccccgccgcAGCAAAGCCAATCTACCAGTCCAACCCGGAATTCCCAAAGGACCCCAtgcacctccccccctttcacaACGGAACACCAGGCATCCTCGCTgcaaaccaccaaaaccaccggcgctaccgccgcctcctctcgGGAGCCTTCTCCGACCGGGGAATGCGCGCCCAGCAAAACATGATCCAGCATCACGTCGACCTGCTAGTCTCACAACTCAAACAGGCGGCGTCacaagacaacaacaccaccaacaacaacaacaactcggTAGACATGTGCCAATGGTACAACTGGACAACCTTTGATATCATCGGCGACCTCGCCTTTGGCGAATCCTTTGGCTGCCTCTCCAACGCGGCCACGCACGAGTGGATCGCGTCCATCCAGGGAAACGTCAAGGCCATCCCCGTCATCAACGCCATCCGCCGGCTGAGGCTGGACTGGATCATCCCTTTGATCGCCCCCAGGAAACTCCTCGCCATGCGGGCTCGCAACGCAAAGTTCACCGAGGACAGGGTGGACGCCCGGAGAGGGCTCGGGACAGCGACGCCACGGGGTGACTTGTGGGATGGTGTGATGGCGGGCATGTCTCGGGACGAGATGATCAGCAACGCCAGCGCCATTGTCCTTGCGGGGAGCGAGACCTCGGCCACGCTGCTGAGCGGGTGCacgtggctgctgctgcggaaCCCCGAGGTGCTGCGGAGACTGACGGAGCATGTACGGGGGTCGTTTGGGGATGAGTCGGAGATTGACCTGATTAGTGTGGGGAAGCTAGATTACATGCTCGCTGTGCTGGATGAGGCTCTGAGGCTGTACCCGCCTGTTCCTATGCAGAGTAACCGCGTGGTGACTGGCAAAGGGGGGGGTTCCATTGCGGGTGGATGGGTTCCTGAAGGG ACCTCAGTGGCACTCCAGCTCTACGCGGCATGTAGATCCAGCAGTAACTTCCACCGGCCGAATGAATTTCTCCCTGAGCGCTGGCTCGGGGGAAAGGACGGGGGTGCCTTTGCCGATGACCGGCGTGAGGTATCCCAGCCGTTCAGCATCGGTCCCCGCAACTGTATCGGCCGCCAGCTCGCCTACGCCGAGATGCGGCTCATCCTGGCCAAGATCTTGTGGCACTTTGACTTGGAGCTTGATTGCGCCAAGATGCAGGACCGCGATTGGATGGGGGGCCAGGGGGTTTGGATCCTGTGGGATAAGCCACCGCTCTGGGTGACGGTGCGTCCCAGGCCGCGTTCCTGA
- a CDS encoding hypothetical protein (antiSMASH:Cluster_4; EggNog:ENOG503P0FQ; SMCOG1042:O-methyltransferase; COG:J) yields MITSGFLQEPQQGHVAHSPLSAQFVTEPALLDAVMFLSGTAAPASLKMATATRQYGASDRTDQSAYTVAFDTGVPLASVFELQPRLQRQFGTYLESVTNGDQAGTRDVLMRVDWGSLGNATVVDVGAHSSATAAGLVALFPTLQFIVQMYEAPSTTTPSSSDLPRLPHLPAALPPVPGIGFSDHNAKVTLQKRFLGTSQPVRNAAIYILHLPSPTPSLKWSAIAIHATAELTAHIDVLRANPGSRLILTALVLPPPGTVDVEVEATARLRDISLLQLSNGRHAEKVEVVDLLNGIRDSSGGFVVTDEIRCASSPFVALEIRYQSYDDLRR; encoded by the exons ATGATCACTTCGGGATTCCTTCAGGAGCCCCAGCAGGGTCATGTCGCCCACAGCCCTTTATCGGCGCAGTTTGTGACCGAGCCGGCACTTCTCGACGCGGTCATGTTTCTTTCGGGCACCGCTGCCCCAGCCTCGTTGAAGATGGCAACTGCCACCAGGCAGTATGGAGCTTCAGATCGCACCGATCAGTCTGCCTACACAGTTGCCTTTGATACCGGCGTTCCTCTTGCCAGTGTCTTTGAGCTACAACCCAGACTCCAGCGCCAGTTTGGCACTTATCTCGAATCCGTTACAAACGGCGACCAAGCCGGCACCCGCGATGTGCTGATGCGGGTGGACTGGGGCAGCTTGGGAAATGCCACGGTGGTGGAC GTTGGCGCTCACTCGTCCGCTACAGCGGCTGGCCTGGTGGCTTTGTTTCCGACACTCCAGTTCATCGTACAAATGTATGAAGctccttcaaccaccacaccttcctcttctgatttaccccgtctcccccacctccctgcTGCCCTCCCACCGGTCCCCGGAATCGGGTTCTCGGATCACAATGCCAAGGTCACCCTTCAGAAACGGTTTCTAGGAACCTCGCAACCGGTACGGAACGCCGCCATCTACATTCTACACCTCccgtctccaaccccatccctcaAGTGGAGCGCTATCGCCATCCACGCCACTGCAGAGCTTACCGCACACATCGATGTGCTGCGGGCCAATCCAGGGTCCCGACTCATTCTGACGGCCCTGGTTCTCCCGCCTCCAGGTACGGTGGacgttgaggttgaggcgaCGGCACGGCTGCGGGATATTTCCCTGCTGCAGCTCTCCAACGGCCGCCACGCGGAAAAGGTAGAGGTGGTGGACCTCCTAAACGGTATCCGCGACAGCTCGGGAGGGTTTGTGGTCACGGATGAGATCCGATGCGCAAGCAGCCCCTTTGTGGCGCTGGAGATTCGATATCAGTCCTATGATGATCTTAGGCGCTGA